A region from the Agrococcus sp. SL85 genome encodes:
- a CDS encoding regulatory protein RecX, which yields MSEPDRMAGVVELSAWIASKDDDARGPVQQDGASAASDERDAPSAPPDEESARSIALRALGRRAASRQELDRALERREVEPEVREAVLDRLEREGLVDDAQLAQDLAERLRERKQLGERGVAAELRRRGLDPEVLERPDDGDELERAIEAAADRRRRMGSLDDETAERRLAGFLQRRGFGGGAVRMAIERTRPRGPRFR from the coding sequence GTGAGCGAGCCCGATCGCATGGCAGGCGTCGTCGAGCTCTCCGCCTGGATCGCCAGCAAGGACGACGACGCACGAGGCCCCGTCCAGCAGGACGGGGCCTCGGCCGCATCCGACGAGCGCGACGCGCCGTCGGCGCCGCCGGACGAGGAGTCGGCGCGCTCGATCGCGCTCCGCGCCCTCGGCCGCCGGGCCGCGAGCCGGCAGGAGCTCGATCGCGCGCTCGAGCGGCGCGAGGTCGAGCCCGAGGTGCGCGAGGCCGTCCTCGACCGCCTCGAGCGCGAGGGCCTCGTCGACGACGCGCAGCTCGCGCAGGACCTCGCCGAGCGCCTGCGCGAGCGCAAGCAGCTGGGGGAGCGCGGCGTCGCCGCCGAGCTCCGTCGCCGCGGCCTCGATCCCGAGGTGCTCGAGCGTCCCGACGACGGCGACGAGCTCGAGCGCGCGATCGAGGCCGCTGCCGATCGGCGCCGCCGCATGGGCTCGCTCGACGACGAGACCGCGGAGCGCAGGCTCGCGGGCTTCCTGCAGCGGCGGGGCTTCGGCGGCGGCGCGGTGCGCATGGCCATCGAGCGCACGCGGCCACGGGGGCCTCGCTTCCGCTGA
- the recA gene encoding recombinase RecA yields MPTPADREKSLEAALAQIDRQFGKGTVMRLGSEERAPVEVIPTGSIALDVALGIGGLPRGRIIEIYGPESSGKTTLTLHAIANAQRNGGIAAFIDAEHALDPEYARKLGVDIDALLVSQPDTGEQALEIADMLVRSGSIDLVVVDSVAALVPRAEIEGEMGDSHVGLQARLMSQALRKLTGGLNQTQTTMIFINQLREKIGVFFGSPETTAGGKALKFYASVRLDIRRIETLKDGAEAVGNRTRVKVVKNKMAPPFKQAEFDILYGVGVSREGSLIDFGVEHGIVRKSGAWYTYDGDQLGQGKENARNFLLKNPDIAADIERQILGKLGIGAEGKAAQAQAQAQVESLDARREERKGA; encoded by the coding sequence ATGCCCACACCCGCAGACCGCGAGAAGTCGCTCGAGGCGGCGCTCGCGCAGATCGACCGCCAGTTCGGCAAGGGGACGGTGATGCGCCTCGGCAGCGAGGAGCGCGCCCCCGTCGAGGTCATCCCCACCGGTTCCATCGCCCTCGACGTAGCGCTCGGCATCGGCGGCCTCCCGCGCGGCCGCATCATCGAGATCTACGGCCCGGAGTCCTCGGGCAAGACCACGCTCACGCTCCACGCGATCGCGAACGCCCAGCGCAACGGCGGCATCGCCGCCTTCATCGACGCCGAGCACGCGCTCGACCCGGAGTACGCCCGCAAGCTCGGCGTCGACATCGACGCGCTGCTCGTCTCGCAGCCCGACACGGGCGAGCAGGCGCTCGAGATCGCCGACATGCTCGTGCGCTCCGGCTCGATCGACCTCGTCGTGGTCGACTCGGTCGCTGCGCTCGTGCCGCGCGCCGAGATCGAGGGCGAGATGGGCGACAGCCACGTCGGCCTGCAGGCCCGCCTCATGTCGCAGGCGCTGCGCAAGCTCACCGGTGGCCTCAACCAGACGCAGACCACGATGATCTTCATCAACCAGCTGCGCGAGAAGATCGGCGTCTTCTTCGGCAGCCCCGAGACCACCGCGGGCGGCAAGGCGCTGAAGTTCTACGCCTCGGTGCGCCTCGACATCCGTCGCATCGAGACCCTGAAGGACGGCGCAGAGGCGGTCGGCAACCGCACGCGCGTCAAGGTCGTGAAGAACAAGATGGCGCCGCCGTTCAAGCAGGCCGAGTTCGACATCCTCTACGGCGTCGGCGTCTCGCGCGAGGGCAGCCTCATCGACTTCGGCGTCGAGCACGGCATCGTCCGCAAGTCGGGCGCCTGGTACACGTACGACGGCGACCAGCTCGGCCAGGGCAAGGAGAACGCCCGCAACTTCCTGCTGAAGAACCCTGACATCGCCGCCGACATCGAGCGCCAGATCCTGGGCAAGCTCGGCATCGGCGCCGAGGGCAAGGCGGCGCAGGCGCAGGCGCAGGCGCAGGTCGAGTCCCTCGACGCCCGTCGCGAGGAGCGCAAGGGCGCGTGA
- a CDS encoding DUF3046 domain-containing protein yields the protein MRGSELQIAVREEFGALGAVLLADLVLERLGGRTGAEALRGGVPAREVWAALCESQDVPADRRHGRGLRDPRA from the coding sequence ATGCGCGGGAGCGAGCTGCAGATCGCGGTCCGCGAGGAGTTCGGCGCCCTGGGCGCCGTCCTGCTCGCGGACCTCGTGCTCGAGCGCCTGGGCGGCCGGACCGGCGCCGAGGCGCTCCGCGGCGGCGTGCCCGCGCGCGAGGTCTGGGCGGCGCTCTGCGAGTCGCAGGACGTGCCGGCCGACCGCCGCCACGGCAGGGGGCTGCGCGACCCGCGCGCCTGA
- a CDS encoding CinA family protein: MTEHAGVEALAERAVLRAIERGATLAVAESLTGGALAAALVGVPGASAVLRLGVVAYATEMKGSVLHVPAALLRERGPVDPEVAVAMARGARELAAIDRAACTIGVATTGVAGPDPQDGHAPGEFHVGLEARVATGRAVSAASRAVDGDRSAVREAAVRAALELLLEALDRDDLAPDGPHSGSTP; encoded by the coding sequence GTGACCGAGCACGCGGGCGTCGAGGCGCTCGCCGAGCGCGCCGTCCTCCGCGCGATCGAGCGCGGCGCGACGCTCGCCGTCGCCGAGTCGCTCACGGGCGGCGCGCTCGCGGCGGCGCTCGTCGGGGTCCCCGGCGCGTCCGCGGTGCTGCGCCTCGGGGTCGTCGCCTACGCGACCGAGATGAAGGGCTCGGTGCTCCACGTGCCCGCGGCGCTGCTCCGCGAGCGCGGGCCGGTCGATCCGGAGGTCGCGGTCGCGATGGCGCGCGGCGCGCGGGAGCTCGCGGCGATCGACCGCGCAGCGTGCACCATCGGTGTCGCGACGACGGGCGTCGCGGGCCCCGATCCGCAGGACGGGCATGCGCCGGGCGAGTTCCACGTCGGGCTCGAGGCGCGCGTTGCGACCGGCCGCGCCGTCAGCGCGGCGTCGCGCGCCGTCGACGGCGACCGGTCGGCCGTGCGCGAGGCGGCGGTCCGGGCGGCGCTCGAGCTGCTCCTCGAGGCGCTCGACCGCGACGATCTCGCGCCCGACGGCCCCCACAGCGGATCCACACCCTGA
- the pgsA gene encoding CDP-diacylglycerol--glycerol-3-phosphate 3-phosphatidyltransferase, whose product MGILSPLRGRIWARGDAPASVLSVPNLISFVRILLTPVFIAVALANPEPGAARTAAAVLFAVLIATDFVDGWIARGRNLVTDLGKLVDPIADKAITGSAFVVLSILGELDWWITAVVLVREVGITLYRLVVATQVVIAADWAGKAKTMAQGIALPLALLPLQAWVGEWGHWVCVATMSVAVALTIYSGLEFAVQAARSRR is encoded by the coding sequence ATGGGGATCCTCAGCCCGCTCCGCGGTCGCATCTGGGCGCGGGGCGATGCCCCGGCCAGCGTCCTGAGCGTGCCGAACCTCATCTCCTTCGTCCGCATCCTGCTGACGCCGGTCTTCATCGCCGTCGCGCTCGCGAACCCGGAGCCGGGCGCCGCGCGCACGGCCGCGGCGGTGCTGTTCGCGGTGCTCATCGCCACCGACTTCGTCGACGGCTGGATCGCGCGCGGCAGGAACCTCGTGACCGACCTCGGCAAGCTCGTCGACCCGATCGCCGACAAGGCGATCACCGGCAGCGCCTTCGTCGTGCTGTCGATCCTCGGCGAGCTCGACTGGTGGATCACGGCCGTCGTCCTCGTGCGCGAGGTCGGCATCACGCTCTACCGGCTCGTCGTCGCGACGCAGGTCGTGATCGCGGCGGACTGGGCAGGCAAGGCGAAGACGATGGCGCAGGGCATCGCGCTGCCGCTCGCGCTCCTGCCGCTGCAGGCCTGGGTGGGCGAGTGGGGCCACTGGGTCTGCGTCGCGACGATGTCGGTCGCGGTGGCGCTCACGATCTACTCGGGGCTGGAGTTCGCGGTGCAGGCGGCGCGGAGCCGGCGGTGA
- a CDS encoding ribonuclease J yields the protein MTAITQPAPLEAGTLRIIPLGGLGEVGRNMTVYELDGKLLIVDCGVLFPEEHQPGVDLILPDFGPIRDRLDDVVGIVLTHGHEDHIGAVPYLLRLKADIPLLGSKLTLALIEAKLKEHRIKPYTHTVREGQVEQLGPFETEFVAVNHSIPDALAVAIRTKAGLVLHTGDFKMDQLPLDDRITDLRAFARLGEEGVDAFLVDSTNADVPGFTAPEREIGPVLSQVIGRTKGLVVVASFSSHVHRVQQVLDAAAEHGRKVAFVGRSMVRNMGIAADLGYLKVPDGVVVDQKKAEQMPRHQVVFMSTGSQGEPMAVLSRIVNQEHRIEVGDDDTVILASSLIPGNENAVFRIINGLMQLGAKVVHKGSAKVHVSGHASAGELLYCYNILGPRNVIPVHGEYRHLHAAAQLAIDTGVPRERAHVGENGTVWDLKDGRVAVAGQLEIGFVYVDGSSVGRIDEADLKDRRILAEEGFISIFVAVEPQTGKIIVGPEIHARGFAEDDSIFDDIRPKIVKALAEAGESGTRDTHQYSQVVRRTVGRWVGTRIRRRPMIVPVVIEA from the coding sequence TTGACGGCCATCACCCAGCCCGCCCCGCTCGAGGCAGGCACGCTCCGCATCATCCCGCTCGGCGGCCTCGGCGAGGTCGGCCGCAACATGACGGTCTACGAGCTCGACGGCAAGCTGCTCATCGTCGACTGCGGCGTCCTCTTCCCTGAGGAGCACCAGCCCGGCGTCGACCTGATCCTGCCCGACTTCGGGCCCATCCGCGACCGCCTCGACGACGTCGTCGGCATCGTGCTCACGCACGGGCACGAGGACCACATCGGCGCCGTGCCGTACCTGCTGCGCCTGAAGGCCGACATCCCGCTGCTCGGCTCGAAGCTCACGCTCGCGCTCATCGAGGCGAAGCTCAAGGAGCACCGCATCAAGCCCTACACGCACACCGTGCGCGAGGGCCAGGTCGAGCAGCTGGGTCCGTTCGAGACCGAGTTCGTCGCCGTCAACCACTCCATCCCCGACGCCCTCGCGGTCGCGATCCGCACGAAGGCGGGCCTCGTGCTGCACACGGGCGACTTCAAGATGGACCAGCTGCCGCTCGACGACCGCATCACCGACCTCCGCGCCTTCGCGCGGCTCGGCGAGGAGGGCGTGGACGCGTTCCTCGTCGACTCCACGAACGCGGACGTGCCGGGCTTCACCGCCCCTGAGCGCGAGATCGGCCCCGTGCTGTCGCAGGTCATCGGCCGGACGAAGGGCCTCGTCGTCGTCGCCTCGTTCTCGAGCCACGTGCACCGCGTGCAGCAGGTGCTCGACGCCGCCGCCGAGCACGGCCGCAAGGTCGCCTTCGTCGGCCGCTCGATGGTGCGCAACATGGGCATCGCGGCCGACCTCGGCTACCTGAAGGTGCCGGACGGCGTGGTCGTCGACCAGAAGAAGGCCGAGCAGATGCCCCGCCACCAGGTCGTCTTCATGTCGACGGGCTCGCAGGGCGAGCCGATGGCCGTGCTCAGCCGCATCGTCAACCAGGAGCACCGCATCGAGGTGGGCGACGACGACACCGTCATCCTCGCGTCGAGCCTCATCCCGGGCAACGAGAACGCCGTCTTCCGCATCATCAACGGCCTCATGCAGCTGGGTGCGAAGGTCGTGCACAAGGGCTCCGCGAAGGTGCACGTCTCGGGCCACGCCTCGGCCGGCGAGCTGCTGTACTGCTACAACATCCTCGGCCCGCGCAACGTCATCCCCGTGCACGGCGAGTACCGCCACCTCCACGCGGCGGCGCAGCTCGCGATCGACACGGGCGTGCCGCGCGAGCGCGCGCACGTGGGCGAGAACGGCACCGTCTGGGACCTCAAGGACGGCCGGGTGGCCGTCGCCGGCCAGCTCGAGATCGGCTTCGTGTACGTCGACGGCTCGTCGGTGGGCCGCATCGACGAGGCCGACCTGAAGGACCGCCGCATCCTCGCCGAGGAGGGCTTCATCTCGATCTTCGTCGCGGTCGAGCCGCAGACGGGCAAGATCATCGTGGGGCCCGAGATCCACGCGCGCGGCTTCGCCGAGGACGACTCGATCTTCGACGACATCCGACCGAAGATCGTCAAGGCGCTCGCGGAGGCGGGCGAGTCCGGCACGCGCGACACGCACCAGTACTCGCAGGTCGTGCGCCGCACGGTCGGCCGCTGGGTGGGCACGCGCATCCGCCGCCGCCCGATGATCGTGCCGGTCGTCATCGAGGCCTAG
- the dapA gene encoding 4-hydroxy-tetrahydrodipicolinate synthase: MTHNPFGQVLVALVTPFAADGEVAWDDVERLIDDVVTHGADGIVVSGTTGETSTLTDPEKIRLVEVAKAVAGDRAKVIQGGGSNETAHAMDLYRQAERAGADGVMIVTPYYNKPTQAGILTHFRMIADATDLPVILYDIPGRSGIPIRYETLLRAAKHPNILAVKDAKGDLAEVSRVLNQTDLLYFSGDDANVLPHLAIGASGLIGVTANIAPKPYRTMIDAVNAGDLRTAQAQHRALEPLVRATMTHVPGTVATKYILHGLGRIGSPRVRLPLVGPEDTEAALIEDEIALVKGIDGLDLSRFRPDRNAAAGGALPKVHGTTR, from the coding sequence GTGACCCACAATCCCTTCGGCCAGGTGCTCGTCGCGCTCGTGACCCCGTTCGCAGCCGACGGCGAGGTCGCCTGGGACGACGTGGAGCGGCTCATCGACGACGTCGTGACGCACGGCGCCGACGGCATCGTCGTCTCGGGCACGACGGGCGAGACCTCGACCCTCACCGATCCGGAGAAGATCCGGCTCGTCGAGGTGGCGAAGGCGGTGGCGGGCGACCGCGCCAAGGTCATCCAGGGCGGCGGCTCGAACGAGACCGCCCACGCGATGGACCTCTACCGCCAGGCGGAGCGGGCGGGCGCCGACGGCGTCATGATCGTCACGCCGTACTACAACAAGCCCACGCAGGCCGGCATCCTCACGCACTTCCGCATGATCGCCGACGCCACCGACCTGCCCGTCATCCTCTACGACATCCCCGGCCGCTCCGGCATCCCGATCCGCTACGAGACGCTCCTGCGGGCCGCGAAGCACCCGAACATCCTGGCCGTGAAGGATGCGAAGGGCGACCTCGCCGAGGTGAGCCGCGTGCTCAACCAGACCGACCTGCTCTACTTCTCGGGCGACGACGCGAACGTGCTCCCGCACCTCGCGATCGGCGCCTCGGGGCTCATCGGCGTCACGGCGAACATCGCCCCGAAGCCGTACCGCACCATGATCGACGCGGTGAACGCCGGCGACCTGCGCACGGCGCAGGCGCAGCACCGCGCGCTCGAGCCGCTCGTGCGCGCGACCATGACGCACGTGCCCGGCACGGTCGCCACGAAGTACATCCTCCACGGCCTCGGCCGCATCGGCAGCCCGCGCGTGCGCCTGCCGCTCGTCGGCCCCGAGGACACCGAGGCCGCCCTCATCGAGGACGAGATCGCCCTCGTCAAGGGCATCGACGGCCTCGACCTCAGCCGCTTCCGCCCCGACCGCAACGCGGCGGCCGGCGGCGCGCTGCCCAAGGTGCACGGCACCACGCGCTGA
- a CDS encoding dihydrofolate reductase gives MIWAQARDGVIGDAGDMPWSLPEDMARFKAITTGHPVVMGRRTWESFPERFRPLPGRANVVITSDAAYQAAGAQVVGSLEEALVLAGRLAEGGEAWVIGGGRVYRDAIDRADVLEITDIDLEAEGDTTAPEPGEGWRETARDPAEGWHESRTGLGYRYRTLERAASATA, from the coding sequence ATGATCTGGGCGCAGGCCCGGGACGGCGTCATCGGCGACGCGGGCGACATGCCCTGGTCGCTGCCGGAGGACATGGCGCGCTTCAAGGCGATCACGACCGGGCACCCCGTCGTGATGGGCCGCCGCACGTGGGAGTCGTTCCCCGAGCGCTTCCGCCCGCTCCCGGGCCGCGCGAACGTCGTCATCACCTCCGACGCGGCGTACCAGGCGGCGGGCGCGCAGGTGGTCGGCAGCCTCGAGGAGGCCCTCGTGCTGGCGGGCAGGCTCGCAGAGGGCGGCGAGGCCTGGGTCATCGGCGGCGGCCGGGTGTACCGCGACGCGATCGATCGCGCCGACGTGCTCGAGATCACCGACATCGACCTCGAGGCCGAGGGTGACACGACCGCGCCCGAGCCCGGGGAGGGCTGGCGCGAGACCGCGCGCGATCCGGCCGAGGGCTGGCACGAGAGCCGCACCGGCCTCGGCTACCGGTACCGCACCCTCGAGCGGGCCGCGTCCGCTACAGCGTGA
- a CDS encoding thymidylate synthase has translation MSDITATGARFDGHPYEQLLADVLAHGEAKGDRTGTGTRSVFGRQLRYDLAQGFPLITTKRVHFRSIALELLWFLRGESNVRWLQEQGVTIWDEWADAEGDLGPVYGVQWRSWPTPDGGTIDQIAQVVESIRTNPDSRRHIVSAWNPADIPDMALAPCHAFFQFHVANGRLSCQLYQRSADMFLGVPFNIASYALLTHMLAQQTGLEAGDLVWTGGDCHIYDNHVEQVERQLAREPFPLPSLRILRTPESILDYALDDFEVVDYQHHPGIKAPVAV, from the coding sequence ATGAGCGACATCACGGCCACCGGAGCGCGCTTCGACGGGCACCCCTACGAGCAGCTGCTCGCCGACGTCCTCGCCCACGGCGAGGCGAAGGGCGATCGCACCGGCACCGGCACGCGCTCGGTGTTCGGCCGCCAGCTGCGCTACGACCTCGCGCAGGGCTTCCCGCTCATCACCACGAAGCGCGTGCACTTCCGGTCGATCGCGCTCGAGCTGCTGTGGTTCCTGCGCGGCGAGTCGAACGTGCGCTGGCTGCAGGAGCAGGGCGTCACCATCTGGGACGAGTGGGCCGATGCGGAGGGCGACCTCGGCCCCGTCTACGGCGTCCAGTGGCGCTCGTGGCCGACGCCCGACGGCGGCACGATCGACCAGATCGCGCAGGTCGTCGAGTCGATCCGCACGAACCCCGACTCCCGCCGCCACATCGTCTCGGCCTGGAACCCGGCCGACATCCCCGACATGGCGCTCGCGCCCTGCCACGCGTTCTTCCAGTTCCACGTCGCGAACGGCCGGCTGTCGTGCCAGCTGTACCAGCGCTCGGCGGACATGTTCCTCGGCGTGCCCTTCAACATCGCGAGCTACGCGCTGCTCACGCACATGCTCGCGCAGCAGACGGGCCTCGAGGCGGGCGACCTCGTCTGGACGGGCGGCGACTGCCACATCTACGACAACCACGTCGAGCAGGTCGAGCGGCAGCTCGCGCGCGAGCCCTTCCCGCTGCCGAGCCTGCGCATCCTGCGCACCCCCGAGAGCATCCTCGACTACGCGCTCGACGACTTCGAGGTCGTCGACTACCAGCACCACCCCGGCATCAAGGCGCCGGTCGCCGTCTGA
- the dapB gene encoding 4-hydroxy-tetrahydrodipicolinate reductase, whose amino-acid sequence MARSLRVGVSGSTGRLGSLALRLVEEADDLVAVPVDARDGLDLDGLDVLFDATVLEASERVVEAAVAAGVPVVVGTSGWSESRIAALRGRGGDRVRIVPNFSLGSVLETHLATIAARHFESVEILEAHHARKVDAPSGTATRTAEAIGAVRAFEAPTPDEPGRGTVIAGVPVHAMRLPGVVARQEVVFGGLGETLTIRHDTTSPESYAAGILLALRAEPQPGVVVGIGDLLGLA is encoded by the coding sequence ATGGCTCGCTCCCTCCGCGTCGGCGTCTCCGGCAGCACCGGCAGGCTCGGCTCGCTCGCCCTCCGGCTCGTCGAGGAGGCCGACGACCTGGTGGCCGTGCCGGTCGACGCTCGCGACGGCCTCGACCTCGACGGCCTCGACGTGCTCTTCGACGCCACGGTGCTCGAGGCGAGCGAGCGCGTCGTCGAGGCCGCCGTCGCCGCGGGCGTGCCCGTCGTCGTCGGCACGAGCGGCTGGAGCGAGTCGCGCATCGCGGCGCTCCGCGGGCGCGGCGGCGACCGCGTGCGCATCGTGCCGAACTTCTCGCTCGGCAGCGTGCTCGAGACCCACCTCGCGACGATCGCCGCGCGCCACTTCGAGAGCGTCGAGATCCTCGAGGCCCACCACGCCCGCAAGGTCGATGCGCCGAGCGGCACCGCGACGCGCACGGCCGAGGCGATCGGCGCCGTGCGCGCGTTCGAGGCGCCGACGCCCGACGAGCCCGGCCGCGGCACCGTCATCGCCGGCGTCCCCGTGCACGCCATGCGCCTGCCGGGCGTCGTCGCGCGCCAGGAGGTCGTCTTCGGCGGCCTCGGCGAGACCCTCACGATCCGCCACGACACCACGAGCCCCGAGTCGTACGCGGCCGGCATCCTGCTCGCGCTCCGCGCCGAGCCGCAGCCCGGCGTCGTCGTCGGCATCGGCGACCTCCTGGGCCTCGCGTGA
- a CDS encoding histidine phosphatase family protein, producing MTHLLYLVRHGEQVDAEHGVEDGALSPRGVRQAQAIAQRLSGVRFDHAWTSPLERAIETASIMQQRLPAVPFERSSLLLDCIPSGLEPDTPSGFHRFLESVRPEQAEAGAAQMADAGDQWLQPSRGDVNELLVTHNFVIGWFVREVMQAPAWQWMALNQANCGLTIIRLRSGKPAQLVAHNDLGHLPPEDRTGLAIPQPY from the coding sequence ATGACCCATCTGCTCTACCTGGTCCGCCACGGCGAGCAGGTGGATGCCGAGCACGGCGTCGAGGACGGCGCGCTCTCGCCGCGCGGCGTCCGCCAGGCGCAGGCGATCGCGCAGCGGCTGTCGGGCGTGCGCTTCGACCATGCGTGGACCTCGCCGCTCGAGCGAGCGATCGAGACCGCGTCGATCATGCAGCAGCGGCTCCCCGCGGTGCCGTTCGAGCGCTCGTCGCTGCTGCTCGACTGCATCCCCTCGGGCCTCGAGCCCGACACGCCCTCCGGCTTCCACCGCTTCCTCGAGAGCGTGCGGCCCGAGCAGGCCGAGGCGGGCGCCGCGCAGATGGCCGACGCGGGCGACCAGTGGCTGCAGCCCTCGCGCGGCGACGTCAACGAGCTCCTCGTGACCCACAACTTCGTGATCGGCTGGTTCGTGCGCGAGGTCATGCAGGCGCCGGCCTGGCAGTGGATGGCCCTCAACCAGGCCAACTGCGGCCTCACGATCATCCGCCTGCGCTCGGGCAAGCCCGCCCAGCTCGTGGCCCACAACGACCTCGGCCACCTGCCGCCCGAGGACCGCACGGGCCTCGCGATCCCGCAGCCCTACTGA
- a CDS encoding M16 family metallopeptidase → MPVVPLPRETPELAIAAAGGAIVRRSLLPSGLRVLTEQMPGAQSASVGFWVPVGSRDEREDARGATHFLEHLLFKGTPTRSAFDIAVAFDEVGGEHNAVTAKEHTCYYAKVRDRDLPMAIDVLADMVTSSVLDPDEFERERGVILEELAMADDDPADVASERLAELVHGDHPLGLPIAGTPESIRAVSRDRVMEHYREHYGPGDVVVTVAGALDHDRVVAQLQEALVRHGWSLAEGRPRPRRDRARVEPGAGGLTVVDRPLEQVNLIMGMPGLVSRDDRRGALAVLNTVLGSGMSSRLFQEVRERRGLAYAVYSYSSGYADAGLMALAAACAPRSAVEVATLMAAELERLAEGGVDADELRRAKGQLAGGSALALEDSDARMSRLGRAELSLGELADLDAALERIDAVTDADVRALAGELAAGPRSIAAVGPAVDGLDRLVAGAARGTVEATA, encoded by the coding sequence ATGCCCGTCGTGCCCCTGCCGCGCGAGACGCCCGAGCTCGCCATCGCCGCCGCCGGCGGCGCCATCGTCCGCCGCAGCCTGCTGCCGAGCGGCCTGCGCGTGCTCACCGAGCAGATGCCCGGCGCGCAGAGCGCCTCGGTGGGATTCTGGGTGCCCGTGGGCTCGCGCGACGAGCGCGAGGATGCGCGCGGCGCGACGCACTTCCTCGAGCATCTGCTCTTCAAGGGCACGCCGACGCGCAGCGCCTTCGACATCGCGGTCGCGTTCGACGAGGTGGGCGGCGAGCACAACGCCGTCACCGCCAAGGAGCACACCTGCTACTACGCGAAGGTGCGCGACCGCGACCTGCCGATGGCGATCGACGTGCTCGCCGACATGGTGACGTCCTCCGTGCTCGACCCGGATGAGTTCGAGCGCGAGCGCGGCGTCATCCTCGAGGAGCTCGCGATGGCCGACGACGACCCCGCCGACGTCGCCTCCGAGCGGCTCGCGGAGCTCGTGCACGGCGACCACCCGCTCGGCCTGCCGATCGCGGGCACGCCCGAGTCGATCCGCGCCGTCTCGCGCGATCGCGTCATGGAGCACTACCGCGAGCACTACGGCCCGGGCGACGTCGTCGTGACCGTCGCGGGCGCGCTCGACCACGACCGGGTCGTCGCGCAGCTCCAGGAGGCGCTCGTGCGCCACGGCTGGAGCCTCGCGGAGGGCCGGCCCCGGCCCCGCCGCGACCGCGCGCGCGTCGAGCCCGGCGCCGGCGGCCTCACGGTCGTCGACCGCCCGCTCGAGCAGGTGAACCTCATCATGGGCATGCCCGGCCTCGTCTCGCGCGACGATCGGCGCGGTGCGCTCGCCGTGCTCAACACCGTGCTGGGCTCCGGCATGTCGTCGCGGCTCTTCCAGGAGGTGCGCGAGCGGCGCGGCCTCGCCTACGCCGTCTATTCCTACTCCTCCGGCTACGCGGACGCCGGGCTCATGGCGCTCGCCGCGGCGTGCGCGCCGCGGAGCGCCGTCGAGGTCGCGACGCTCATGGCGGCGGAGCTCGAGCGGCTCGCCGAGGGCGGCGTCGACGCCGACGAGCTGCGGCGCGCGAAGGGCCAGCTGGCAGGCGGCTCGGCGCTCGCGCTCGAGGACTCGGATGCGCGCATGTCGCGCCTCGGCCGCGCGGAGCTCTCGCTCGGCGAGCTCGCCGACCTCGACGCGGCGCTCGAGCGCATCGACGCCGTGACCGACGCCGACGTGCGCGCGCTCGCCGGCGAGCTCGCGGCGGGCCCGCGCTCGATCGCCGCGGTCGGCCCCGCCGTCGACGGCCTCGATCGGCTCGTCGCCGGCGCCGCTCGGGGTACGGTGGAGGCGACGGCCTGA